A single Bifidobacterium scardovii JCM 12489 = DSM 13734 DNA region contains:
- a CDS encoding alpha/beta hydrolase, with protein sequence MQYIDQTITGIDGSEARFIGYAIDNSDEVDPNRHRPTVLVIPGGGYVMTSDREAEPIALKFVGAGYNAFILRYSCQPSRYPTALLEAAEAMRLIRAHADAWHVDPDRIAVSGFSAGGHLAANLATTAGDDTLREHGYDPDAVRPNALMLSYPVITSGPFAHRGSFDAVLGPDRSGDPAWLDALSIEKHIDGKTPPVFAWHTVTDQAVPVENTLMLIQACKAAGVPIEAHLFPEGAHGLALGTVETAWEGKVANTVECIQVWPRLALDWLRRTLA encoded by the coding sequence ATGCAGTACATTGACCAGACCATCACCGGTATCGACGGCAGCGAGGCCCGATTCATCGGATATGCGATCGACAACAGCGATGAAGTCGACCCGAATCGTCACCGGCCGACCGTGCTGGTGATCCCCGGAGGGGGCTATGTGATGACCTCCGACCGCGAGGCCGAGCCGATCGCGCTCAAATTCGTGGGCGCCGGGTACAACGCGTTCATCCTGCGCTACTCGTGCCAGCCGAGCCGGTACCCGACCGCCCTGCTGGAAGCCGCCGAGGCCATGCGGCTGATCCGCGCGCATGCCGACGCATGGCATGTGGACCCGGACCGGATCGCCGTGAGCGGGTTCTCGGCCGGCGGCCATCTGGCCGCCAACCTCGCCACGACGGCAGGGGACGATACCCTGCGCGAGCACGGTTACGACCCGGATGCGGTACGCCCGAATGCCCTGATGCTCTCCTACCCGGTCATCACCTCCGGCCCGTTCGCTCACCGCGGCAGCTTCGACGCGGTGCTTGGCCCCGACCGTTCCGGTGATCCGGCTTGGCTGGACGCCCTGTCGATCGAAAAGCACATCGACGGGAAGACCCCGCCCGTCTTCGCCTGGCATACGGTGACGGACCAAGCCGTGCCGGTGGAGAACACCCTGATGCTCATCCAGGCGTGCAAGGCCGCCGGGGTGCCCATCGAGGCGCATCTGTTCCCCGAGGGCGCCCACGGTCTCGCGCTCGGCACCGTGGAAACCGCTTGGGAGGGCAAGGTGGCCAACACCGTCGAGTGCATCCAGGTATGGCCGCGGCTGGCGCTCGACTGGCTTCGACGCACCCTCGCGTAA